Proteins from one Bombyx mori chromosome 25, ASM3026992v2 genomic window:
- the LOC119628414 gene encoding zinc carboxypeptidase, translating to MFTKLLVLSILSGSILSDKVRYDNYTLYKVQPEREEHVAFLKDLFEADDGLDFWKPPSVVGEYVSVVAPPEMRAEFELALSKRSISSELMLENIQEAFDAQVVSRRKRESSRELFWTNYQTIEDIYDWFNYLAETRSDIVSVVTIGQSYEGRNITGIKIARGTGKKAFVLEGGQVGADWLSPTVLTYLVDQLVKGTDAEARAASEDFEWHIFPIVNPDGHQFTQDSVRLWVKNRRPTTRTTIGVDLTKNWNSQWGIIGGSFTPAASNYIGLGPFSEVETRSLARYIEGIGPNLVGFLSLRSFGQRLLVPFAHSTVPMYNYQDVLTVGRRAMGSLSVRYGTLYITGTSRLVHSGNTGAAEDWVKHRFNPPISAAYLLRDTGSWGYTLPVNQVLPTCEETFDSVMAVIREAKFINIL from the exons ATGTTCACGAAACTATTGGTACTTAGTATATTGAGTGGATCAATACTTAGTGATAAGGTTCGTTATGATAACTATACTTTGTATAAAGTTCAACCAGAAAGAGAAGAACATGTAGCTTTTCTAAAAGATTTGTTCGAAGCTGATGATGGCTTAGATTTTTGGAAACCGCCCAGTGTGGTGGGTGAGTATGTGAGTGTTGTGGCGCCACCTGAAATGAGAGCAGAATTTGAGCTTGCTTTAAGTAAAAGGAGTATCAGTTCGGAATTGATGTTGGAGAATATACAGGA AGCATTCGACGCTCAAGTTGTAAGCAGAAGAAAACGTGAATCTTCAAGGGAACTATTTTGGACTAACTATCAGACTATAGAAGATATTTACGACTGGTTCAACTATTTAGCTGAAACTCGAAGCGATATTGTTTCTGTTGTAACAATTGGACAATCTTATGAAG GTAGAAATATAACCGGTATTAAAATTGCTCGGGGCACCGGCAAAAAGGCTTTCGTGCTAGAGGGCGGACAAGTAGGAGCTGATTGGCTGTCACCAACAGTCCTCACTTATTTAGTTGATCAGCTGGTCAAGGGCACAGACGCTGAGGCCAGAGCCGCTTCGGAGGATTTCGAGTGGCACATATTCCCTATTGTCAATCCTGATGGACATCAATTTACCCAAGATTCT GTAAGACTTTGGGTGAAAAATAGAAGGCCAACAACTAGAACCACTATCGGTGTAGATCTTACCAAAAACTGGAACTCACAATGGGGAA TTATCGGCGGCAGTTTCACTCCCGCAGCAAGCAACTACATTGGTCTGGGGCCGTTCTCGGAAGTGGAAACAAGATCACTGGCGCGCTACATCGAGGGCATCGGCCCGAACTTGGTCGGTTTCCTATCGTTAAGATCATTTGGACAACGCCTTCTAGTTCCTTTCGCTCACAGCACTGTACCTATGTATAACTATCAGGATGTG TTGACTGTTGGCAGGAGAGCTATGGGATCATTATCTGTCCGTTACGGGACACTTTACATCACTGGCACTTCTAGATTAGTACACT CTGGAAATACAGGAGCAGCTGAGGATTGGGTGAAACATAGGTTTAATCCTCCTATATCTGCAGCATACTTACTCCGTGATACAGGGTCTTGGGGCTACACTCTTCCCGTGAACCAGGTACTGCCAACCTGTGAGGAAACCTTCGATTCTGTAATGGCTGTTATTAGGGAAGCTAAATTTATTAACATACTGtaa
- the LOC134201382 gene encoding uncharacterized protein LOC134201382 — protein sequence MHELTTHPVPCSYWTPQTSTTQTRHPPRDTSSKVLAQLQPLPHHSNRNTHCFTAEIGMVMVPVRSMALYGAPVWCHVLTHEKVAALRRRQRAIAVRVIQGYLTVSYEVARPSASVAGARGLQSRQSVLEAWSRRLADPSAGLRTVEAICLVLADWVGRDRGRLTSGYLCRLTRLFTTTQTFYHSKSYQPPRKLQFCGFHLSYTMLLPHCGSQPQTLVKHAQARTSPKKLASASGTRTPPHRQTRTHRTSYLTGHDDFRCVNFSSPRKLACFLVCLLVVKSATMSYAPSSRRSSRYISTVAHQTRGSASVCSR from the exons atgcacgagctcacaacccacccggTGCCATGTAGTTATTGgaccccacagacatccacaacgcaaacgcgTCATCCACCCCGAGacacaagttccaaggtcttagCACagctacaaccgctgccccaccattcaaaccgaaatacacactgcttcacggcagaaataggcatggtgatggtacccgtgcggtcgatggcactatacggagcacccgtctggtgccacgtccttacccacgagaaagtcgccgcgctgcgacgccggcagcgcgcgatcgcagtcagagtcattcaaggatacctcacagtctcctacgaggtggcgcgccctagcgcaagtgtagccggagcgcgggggctccaatctcggcagtccgtgctagaggcgtggtctcgtcgtttggcggacccgtcggccggcctccgtaccgtcgaggcgatctgcctggttctcgcggactgggtaggccgcgaccgcggaagactcacctccggctacctgtgcagactcacaagactttttaccaccacgcaaactttttaccacagcaaatcttaccagccaccacgcaaactacaattttgcgggttccacctctcctacacgatgttactcccacactgcggaagccaaccgcaaacacttgtcaagcacgcacaagcacgcacttcaccaaaAAAacttgcatccgccagcgggacccgaaccccgccgcatcgccagacacgaacgcaccggacgtcttatcttacaggtcacgacgacttcagatgtgtcaatttttcttccccacggaaacttgcttgctttcttgtttgcttgcttg TTGTGAAATCCGCGACAATGAGCTATGCACCATCCAGTAGACGTTCATCGAGGTACATATCAACCGTAGCGCACCAAACACGTGGATCGGCATCTGTCTGTTCCCGATGA